ACATCTGAATTCACCCACTTCtacaacaaatatttatttaacaggctgaaaaaataaacggAATAATTAtgctaaataataataattttatccatttgtaaaaaaaattttattcccgtGAATTTCTATCACTAACGACTCTCACGATTTTCTGGACATGAAAAATAGTCcatatcaatatataatattgataacaagttaataaaattttattcagatcTCAGAGATATTGTAATTATGAaggctgaaaaaaaaaattgttttttccaTTACAATAAGTGTTGGCTTAATCGGTACATAGATATCACGgagcaataaaaattattattttatcgacTGGTAGTAAGACGCTAATTGacgaaatgataaaataatgttAAAGATTTCAAATATATACTAAGTAGACCAATTTAATACTATAATACCTTAGAATGTATACAACTTtgtttttaaagttaatatacACTCTATTATCAAGTTTTAACTGTTTGCTTTTCATATCTAtagacattttaaatttacatatttttcacATTCTCATAATCTATTCGCAAGTATAAAGGAATGTGTAGCCATCTTATTTACATTCATACTAAataatatagaatatatattagattgattaaaaaaagtcgaCGTACTCAGTCCTGTTCTGATATGAACGGTTACTAACTTCATATGTGTTTGTAGTGTCAAAAATAGAGTACTGTtctagtttatttatttatttacgggATTCccaaaaattacatatatagtagtacatataactacatataatCCCTAAAGAGATAAATGATTGTCTGTACATAGGGTAAGGAAAAGGAGATAGGCTAAATGCCTATTgatataacaaattttttattactagtTAAGTCATTCTCTCCTGAGCCTTAAagtataaattacaatttaatttttgatttaggggaaaggggggcaaaagggggtacccccaaaatttgataaaagaaattttatattttaaatggtttttaaacattccaaaattacttctgtaaatataattaaacgttactttgaatttttttaggtaaactttttcaaaaatcaattgtcagttgaaaaatattaatgacgtttgttttaagataaaaactattaaaatttttttttcttcttttgtattcaataaacatgtaaaatataattttttttcatgtaaattacttacaaaaaaattcaacttaatcgaATTCGTTTAAgatccagaattttttttttttattttttttggggggcaccccactttgcccgcagaaataaaaatttttttttttcgacggtaactgaaaatttcttctatttactttgaatatcattaaaaaaaaaaagatttagcgtatttgagtcctcgaaaacttggtatttccttaagtgcccccttttgcccctccctcccctaattTACATTCGTTTTTGAGTATTTTAAGccttatttgattttttattcggTAACTAAGATTGTATTATTGTATTTGCtaaccatttttttatttcaaacttgTTCGTTTTATTGATTTTCGACAATTCTTTATATTGAGTTGGTGAgagattaaaatattttatagctACGTAGTATGTTGGTAATAAGATCTACGAGATCTAAGTAACCTATTCCTATCACTAAATAGTAAGTTCTTACATTGTATACAGCAACAAGAGCTGTGCTGAGAGGTTTGAATATTCTTCAATTATAAACGATGACTATTTTAATAGTATAGTGATATGTTTCGATCATGTACTGTCTAGCTCAGCACTGGatactgtttaaaaagtaatagtaCGTGCTAAGCAATGACTTACTCCTGTTCTAATATCAATCAGTCATATTAAAGTGTATTTTTCCATATACTTTCCGTCAATTACTGCGCAGAACAGTAACgagtactatttttttttttttcgtgtgcgAAATTGATGCGGATGAGTTTCGGAGTGGGATCATTTGCAAAGTGGTTGGAGAAAtcagagaaaaataatgaagccTCAAATAAATGATCtaaatgtaagaaaaaaaaatgacttgtcGTGCTCTAACAGAACGATGACGTAACGAACTATCGGTcaagttaaatatttgataagaGTATATTTCTTCtacaaaaatacatttaatgattttctGAAAATAGATACATTCTGTTTAATTAAGTGTTCTAATAAACTTAGTCACACAACCcggaattttattaaacttaataaattcatttaaacatTTATCTCCAATATCCCGAACAAactatgaataaaattaatatttacttattcaaAGCGATAGTTATACATTatcagtaataaaatttttacctcaAACTTATAAATGCTGATTAAATAGAAACAtcataatttacatttattccACATACATTGAATACACTTATGATGCTCGACTCATTTATAAACAGTTGTTTTTCTCAAGTTTCCCATTAGTCTATTAAGAATAACTGTCGAGtgcgtaaaatttttatgttcaaaatgaatcataatttttactcaatgaaattcataatatctcttatttatatatttttgatttttaattacatcaaTGTCGTGATATCTTTCAAGTTCCATTTTAAGGTTAACACTACGACACacgatgataattttattaaaaaaaatattaataattcaattacggatgaaaattcaaacaatacgattactgataaattaatagtggaatttaaaaatatttttaaagaattttttactgctacgtttttatcagtttttaataaaactcataataataataaaatattaaataatacatcagtgataaatttttcgcgGTCTATTTATATgcataatgaaaataataatcaagatcaaaatttatatttatctgaATATGACAAGCGCGCATATAATGAAAGTGATGTTATAATCAGTGTCATTggtgaaaaaatgattaattatagaCATATACATTACTATGGTGAAATgatgtattttaatttaacaaaaatacgCGATAATAGAACATTACAATTCGCCGATTTAagactttttaaaaactcatatAAGAcccaaaattatgaaaatagtaaaaatgataacgatttttttgagGACAATTgtgacttttattttattgaagtgCATGAactaagaaaatctcaaaatttgaaccACCATCTTGTGACCAAATTAGCTGTCAATAAGAACTATGAGGGGTGGGTTACTCTAAATATCAGTTCGTTGTTCGATAAGTGGTTACGTCatccggaaaaaaataatggaattTATGTTAATGTTTCGCCAATGAATGATTTTtgcgtaaataaaaatttgactttaCGTGACATTGGAATCATTAATGTTGAGTCGGAACATAAACGAGACAAGGATCCATTTATTGTAGGATATTTGAAAATGAGCTACGAAATTGATGATAACGATTCTGGTCTTCAAGATGATTCGGACAATGAATTCCGGCTGAAACGAGATTTAAGACGGCTCATAATTGACAAAAGTTTTCATGCTCCAAAAGTACGTAAGCATGTTGGCCACTACGGTTCGTGTCAAGTGAGACCATTTATGATATCATTTTCTGACTTTGGATGGGCTGATTTTATAATAGCACCTTTGGAGTATAAGTTATCATTTTGTGCGGGTGACTGTTCATTGTCTAGTTTTATAACGGAGAGAGATACTATGCACAGCTACTTACAATTATTAGCTCACAAAGCATATCCTGACCGAGTACCAATTCCGTGTTGTGCTGCTAAAAAATTCACAGCAATGAACATCCTTTACTATGGTGATAATCAGAACATTGTTCTAGAAAAGATGAAACGAATAGCTGTTTCCAGTTGTCAGTGTCTTTGagggaaatttttgaaaaaattttattgaactgtacatttttatatttttatcaacctTCGTTTGTTACACGACATATATGTAGATATTTATTAtgtgtaaaaattattgttacattaattatttatttaataaatcgtttGACAATTAACTATCATTTTTCtgtttacataaaataaattagaattatGGTTACAGACAACTGATCCCCCACAAGTGATCCCACATACAATTtcgtaaaataatgaaatattaattaattatagtgacatgagtaattaaaattcattgttataaatataaaaagttaatgtatgtaaattagttgttgataaaaatcaattgttgATGGGGTCACTTTATAGGGATCACTTGTCGTGGTATAAAATAGTTGGGATCAGTGGCCGACTTACCACTCTGATAGCAAGACTACCTGGTCATAAAATTGGTGTCAATTAATTGCGATCAAGTTGACGTCAACTTCAATTTTTGGTAACCGTTGACTAGAAGTTGTCGAAAATTTTCCCCGAAAATTGGCGACAATCTACAGCCGCGACCTGTCACCAACTTTCTGGAAAAATTGAACACGACTTTCCATCACTTTGGAAATGCCATCTTTTGCGTTAAATTTGGTGACAATTTGCAGCAGTAGGTTGCCGCTAACTTGGTTATAAATTTACCTGCAACAATGCAATCACAGGTTGACTGAAAAAACCTGGAAAACTCAGCCGGTCACCTTATTAGTTACCCACCGCTGGTTAATGGACCCTTCTCCTTTTAAAGAGGTACTCTCGCCAGGATTCGAACCTTGGCCTATAGAGTGTCATACAGACACTGAGCCTACTCTGTCACTagtgtcgatttttttaatttcacattttatcatatttattttcgtaAGAAATTTCAGACGACGTCGATCCCTGAGGCTGgctctttaataaaaattaatcaggaCTCGTCAGATTATATATTTGAGGAGTTAAATATCTAaggtatataaaaatatcgtttattgtaaaaatttacaaattactaAAAAGTAACTTTTGTAAGAATAATTTTCTTGGCAGAAGgaaatcgaaatttatttacagtttactccaaaaaaaaaaaaaagatcagcGTATTTCGAGCTGATCTTAGATTTCTTCGatcaagaaaatgattttgaatgaaatcttcaaatttttgcactaaaaatatattattttgaaaatttttaatagcataATTTCtagtgagaaaaaaatccaatatTCCTAAAAGTTATTCTTTCTCTCAGTGTGCGTGAACCAAAAAGCAgacgtatatatatgtatatatttttctaagcAAGATGACAAAGAGATTACTTTGCCGAGCTACCTGCAAAAGGTCTAGTGCACATTCTCAATTACTTTACATCTTTTAACCAGAGTACCTGTTCtctaagaatttatttatttacattccatagaaaattaagtatttttcttcaatttaaaaaaaaaatcattaacacaaattttattatcaaccaTCCCAATAACAACTCAAAATGCACATGAAGTAAATTGATGGAAAGtaattagatctgatgaaatataatttagaaatcaaattttgggcagaatttgtaaacaaaaattatttttttaggttagaataaatagtttaagagaaagtaatgaataaatataaaaattatgagaacCATCATTACAAAGTAGTCGCGTGGTTCAACCGTTGTCATCACCTGCCTCAGATTAATACAATAGAAGTGGTTGCATACTAGGTAAGCGGTATTGCTCCTGTCCCCCTTTTTTACCAGCACGGGATATACCCCTCTTTACTGTACATACATCCTCATTATACAccatacatattatatataaaggtATCCTCGTCCTATTGTAACCCCCTCTAGCCTCCGAGTCCCCTCTGTAACCCGACAGAGCGCCTGTATCCCTTCTCTTATTTTACAGATTCACAAATCCGTCTCCATCAGGGCCGTAAGTGGAGAGAACGTAAGATTCGTAAGGCCATATTGCGCGTGCGCgagcatgtgtgtgtgtatctAAAGGTATAACCTATAAAGGGCACACCCAACAACAGTAGAAATTTAAGTgcaagaatatatataaatatgacgGTGGTAGTACTCAATACATGTAGGTCTAGGGACTACGGGGTGACGGCCATGaactattatattaaaaaagcAAAGCCAGAGATTGACAATACAGGGGGCTCACCTGCCCTTTTTGGATACTGGTCTGGACACGCGCCTTCATGACACACCACCTGGAAActagaacttaaatttttttctataagtaTATGAAAAGTGCCATTAAACAAATTATCGCAACTATTTTTCACGACTaggatttaattataatattgttgGTCAATTACGAAAAACCTTCACTTTTAGCCCTCATTACTCTACTTCGGTAAAAGGTCAGTAACTATCggtcaattataaaaatttccactTCCAGTCCTGATTATACGTCGGTAAAAAGTCAGTAAACTGTCGGTCAGTTACTAAAATGTCCACTTCCAGCCCTTATAACTGTACTTTGGTAAGTGGTCAGTAAACCGTTGGTCAATTACGGAAATTTTCACTGCCAGTCATTACTCTACTTCGGTAAAAGGTCAGTAATTCGCCGGTCAATTACTAAAATAACCACTCCCAGCCCTTATAACTGTACATCGGTAAGAGGTTAGTAAACCGTTGGTCAATTACGGAAATTTTCACTACCAGTCATTACTCTATTTCGGAGGAAGGTCAGTAAACTGTCAGTCAGTTACGAAAATGTCTACTTCCAGCCCTTATCATACTTTGGTGAAAGATCGGTATTCCGTCGGTCagttactaaaattttttatagaaactGAGGAAAATTTGACCACATCACCCCATATTTTTTCCAGAATCTGTAgacaaatattataaaaaaattttggttttcaTTAAGGAgttgaattttctttaatagTAGTTTCCTATTTATAGTTTTTCACtttgcataaaaataatagcatCACCATTACAATAGTTCGAGCATAAAATTCCTCCCCCGATTTTGAATTTCCTCAGCATTCTAGTTCGTTacattatgtacatatatatatatatatatatatatatatacattaagtACGGATATCGATGTCCTTTCGACGAGTGCATGCTCTAGTATGGGGCACGTGCCATCAGCTGTCTCCGTAGTCAGTATCCAGCACAACTATGTGCATATACCAAACCACGTACTATGCATTACTATGTACGACTATTAAAAGAGTACATAGATGGACCACAGCTGGCGAAGAAGGTGCACACTGTTAAATATAACAATGCGGTTTTATTCTTGATTTGTTCGTTCGTTCGTTCCGTcggtcttatattttttatttttctccatTATTCTTTTCTGTCTTTTTTTACTGGTTCCCCTTAGCCTCTGGGGAGTCCAGTTCTGTCATCTGTCTATCTCATTGTCGTACCCAATACACTGTGctggaatatatatatatatatatatatatatatatatatttagatatatatacatatacagatCCTAGAACACCAAAGACGGACAATCTCATTCCTTATACGCTTCGCtggaaattcataaaaattcacttGTACAtttgtacatacatacaactACATGATTTTATGTGCATTCAGAAGATTAGTTACATTTTGTTACTCAttatttgctaaaaaaaaagttgttatcaatttaatctgtaacatgaatttttttattattttgactctatttacgtaaatatttaatcaaataattggAATTATTGTGGAGTTTTTGAATCGTtagttaattttcaaattatttgaacaatttaaaaattgagaaaaaatttgaaacttaatgaacgatttgaaaatttataaatagtttgaaaatttacagaaatttcaaatttggatcgaataatcaaaaaatcaacgaataaaaaaaaactcaaattttgaaccaaataatacacagaaaaaaaagattttttggcgcaaataatttttacttaccctcagaaattttttgcattataaattgaaaacgaaaattttcatggagcgagaaaataatttcttgtttcaatgaattttttctagtcctaagaaaatttttttttctatttcataatgcaaaatttttttacctcccattttttctgtgtagtattCAATTTGCAGGCTCTGAATCAAACTATATATGACACGGTGACGTTTAGCAGGTCATTGGACTAATTGCGATAATCGCACTCAAAAGAAAtattacttgaaatttttattattcatatcgACGTTTTAATTAGCAAATTTTCTAACTCcatttcaaaaaatccttcattgatgtgaaaaaaaatttttttttatctaaaaatcaaTTCCATATCtagtatatgtataatatttttgtctaggttactcaaataatattttttttaacaattactGTCTGAAAATTGCACAGAATCacctactaaaaaatattaagtaagaCAATCTGCTAATTAGAACGTCGATATTGTATTTTTgacttttaataataaatatatatattgtagtaattataaacttataaattaatatcacttatactacAATAAGAACCCACTTAAActagaaataataacaccacaattaatAGCGGTAAAAAAAAGGCAAGAGAGATAGTATATATTGAATACAAGATGTATGCTCgtctgcccaatttcaaagcACAGTAacagacaaaaataaaatctttgaaaaatttagttaattatatCCACAAGACTCTACTGGAACTGAAAATACTAACaaattgattttgaaaaatttgtttcttaccttgttttgaaattgggcagccgcgCTATGCTGTCAAATTATGACTGACTGACTCGAGTCGCgtttctataaaacaagagaataGGGCATGCGTTTTCtagatattcaaatatttaacaagATCAGTTTCgcattcgttacaatatattttgaagtgggatcaatatttatcaaaaaatgaacatccgtttttttataaatcttcCGTTACAGACCCACTTGTAATTAACaaaacataaacaaaaaaaacacatgATATTTGTCAGCAAGTTTTTGTCAAGTACAATGTCGTTATAGGTATATACCATTTTTACAATGCACACAGAGTACCAACATACTTGAAGacaaattcattattaaaaaccCACCTGGATACTTGAGTCAAAATTCTTCAAGATTTCCAATTAGACTATTGTTTGGGTTCCACTCCTCTCCAATcacaatatacatatacattattttttatattattatcaaagaCGGCAGTTAAAAAtcctgatatattttttttttttatataaaagaattaaaaagatgTTTAATTGGCTGGTGGATTGtgtcattatttaattacattaaattgTTACTACTAAatctattaattatcaaaaaaaaaatatataagtatattgttatttattataaaatataattatatatatttatattgtaaaaatttaatttcacttaGTAATTTATTGTCTGTCACACTTTGAAATACTTATAATCGTAGTTGTGATCTTCTGAGCAGTGAAAGCAGTGTCGCAACTTATACAGTTAAGATATCTGATgtctacatacatacatacacacatatatatttgtgtacatatatatatatatatatatatatatatatattgttctATGGCAAATTTGAGATTAACTTtcgatacaaaaattttataatttattataacttaaaaattttaagatactaattattatatgtatatatatatatgtgtgtactatatatatatataatttaattctttaaattgtctgtaTTAATATATCGGTCTCTAAAACaagagataaattattatcttttatagatcagaattacaaaatagtggcgtaatttttttcatatttataatatatattgtataatatatattttttatataagcaGTCAtgcactgttaaaaattttcggtgtgAAATGTCAAGCagtgtaattttaacaccgtgTCAGTGTTATTTTTCACACCTTTAAGTATCATTAACTCACTTACTCCAAAAAGTGATACGACTAAAACTGAATTAGCGAATATTTACTATTTGCTAGTTCACTTTTAAAGAGTATTCAAGCAACATTTACACCATCGGCGGTGTGATAGTTCTAATTCACACAGCTAAATATTTAGCACCATGCGTTGTGTAACTTCAACACCAGCAGTGTTGTAAATTTCCATACCATACTCCGgactgaattttttacagttcgGTAACAaccctaaaattttttgaaatctttctagtttttcctttataaaattcagagCGATCTTAGACAAAATTTGACTCAGAATTCGCTCAGTctcggaatttttttgaaaaaaaattgtatatagtaatttactaaataaattatttgttattatagatattttgtttacttgcataataatagtattattaAGTAGCgaccagaaaaaaaagttgaaattagTATAGATGATGGTTAAAGAGGATCTATTGACACCTGGAGGTTACACATGCCTTTATTTGGTCCAGCACATGTGCGTGAGTGCTCGCACATGCCTGTATACACACAGTAGTTtactgtacatatatatatatatatatatatatatatatatatatatatatatatatatatatctgccTATGAAAGCTTTAATACACAATACCAATAATAACTTATCGTTAGTTCACCCTCTATAGATCTGAGCTCTCAGTCGACCCTTCAAATAATACCGAGTCCCGAATCGTCGCATCCCCATGCACATATACTCTGAATTCCAGCAGATGCTGTGTAGGCTGTCCCGTTCAAAAGTATGGGTGTATATCATAGAGAAAGATGTGTTCatatgaatgtatatatatgagtataggTGCATGTGTATGATGGGGATACAAAAAGAAGAGTTTTGGTATTTTACTAGCACCGGTAAGCATCAGGCCAGCCCTGTCTCATTTTACTCCCAGGGGGATGATGCCCCCCTAGCCACAATGAGCCGTGGGGGCAGGTGTGGTTCCCCTTATTTTTATACGCGGCGCGTGCCCCACACGAGCGGGGGCGGAGTTCACtctttgtattattttttcgcCAAAGGATCAACTCTATCTCAACAACTCAAGATTGTTTGTCATCTGCAGATATTTTATGtaatctactatttttttttactttattgatgattattaactaaaattattttatttgttacaaGAAAAaagggggtaaaatgggctgcGAAGATTTAacaatataattttgtattttattaataattctgcttgtaataatttaaaaaaaattcttgttatcAAGTGCAAAGGGGCAAGATGGTCCcttccaaaaaatttgaaatttttttaaaattaatttacacaaaaaaaagcatttcttggctcaagaaaattttttttgttcccgagaaaatgtttgtttttaattcataatgcaaaaaaattcttaaggcaaataaaaattttcttgggacgagtaaaaattttttgcgtcaagaaattctttttttctgcatCCATATTTtgggtaaataaaaaaatggacacaaaaatcagaaaaaaaatttgattcatcGTCCATCTTACCCCAACAACATAAAACGCTTCAATGGACCATTTGCTTTCCGCAAAAtccaaaaactataaaaaaaaattttttcttttcgaaCGAGGTCATTATGCCCCTTTTAAAAACTCACTTCTTACAAAATCAcgaaaactcaattttttgtcagAAGCCATCTCCCCCCCCTCCTTACCGTAATTAATTTCCAACATCATAACCGTTTTGATTAACTCACtattagaatttaaataaaaatatatctgacaattgaaaataaaaaaaaggaactGTGTAACCCTTATATTTAGTTCCAAAACGTTATGCATAAATAATAGCAATGCTCATAATAAGTGACGCGTACCAAAGTATCGTCTATCCCATTCccacttaatatattttcatcattatCCTTCTCTTtacgctttttttttttttcatctgcaGCATACAAAAATCCACTTGGCTCCAACTCAGCATCACCGGGCCTGTTACCCGGTGGAAACTATTCTTGAATAAAAATCTCAACGGTCACtggcacacacacacaaacttACACATGCACACACTTGGATAATGTATACCGAGGGGGGGGTTCAATAGTATCGAATCCACAAAAAGGGGCGAGAGAAAACTGGTGGCAAGAGGAAATGGAGTGTACAGAGACAGAGTGGGGGGAGGGGGGTAAGTAAAAAGATAGACATGTGTGCTCGGGGATGAAAGAAAGAGCCGCCAAAAGCAGTTCTACGACGCGTGTCTTCTGCTGTTGCTCTCccctattttatatatatatatatatacacacatacaacttttataaatgggcataaatatatgtgatgGTGTGCTGCGTAGTGCCAACACAAAAGTATATAGTAAAAGTGGCTGGTGCCAGTGtgaatgtatttaaaaatgtacgCGTGCCGCTGGTAAAAGTTGCAAGCTGGATTTTTATAGTTGACGGACTCTTCGTATGCCTGCTAGCAGACCTATCAGAAACCATCAAGGGGGTAAATCCAAAATTCAAT
This window of the Microplitis mediator isolate UGA2020A chromosome 8, iyMicMedi2.1, whole genome shotgun sequence genome carries:
- the LOC130673309 gene encoding protein 60A-like, which codes for MYFNLTKIRDNRTLQFADLRLFKNSYKTQNYENSKNDNDFFEDNCDFYFIEVHELRKSQNLNHHLVTKLAVNKNYEGWVTLNISSLFDKWLRHPEKNNGIYVNVSPMNDFCVNKNLTLRDIGIINVESEHKRDKDPFIVGYLKMSYEIDDNDSGLQDDSDNEFRLKRDLRRLIIDKSFHAPKVRKHVGHYGSCQVRPFMISFSDFGWADFIIAPLEYKLSFCAGDCSLSSFITERDTMHSYLQLLAHKAYPDRVPIPCCAAKKFTAMNILYYGDNQNIVLEKMKRIAVSSCQCL